One window of Methanogenium organophilum genomic DNA carries:
- a CDS encoding thiamine pyrophosphate-dependent enzyme, with protein sequence MASWKCTICGYIYTESEPSTATPFQELPDTWRCPVCNAGKDAFKEIRETDIHASASETVSDVIIAELAAWGVNLIFGLPGTSSLGLVDAVRKNDDVRYIVVRHEENAAMAASAYNKLTGNIAACLTIAGPGATNCATGLYDAKEDHASLICINGQVEAQYSGPGGIQEIDQDAFFRPVSVYNNTIYDRDKTILLLTRALKYAKLRHGVAQLSVPNNIQKLPLEAKNIKKERCSEASILPEREIITKAAAIIEGAENPVVIAGWGAYEYADDVAVFAETCSAPIITTFRAKGLLPDTHPWNLGILGNVGSPAAREWVNEADLIITLGVGFSKYTNVPLTKPIIQVDIDPVKLGVSPETTPLWGDIHQVLAALLPLLKKRSTDHTKEKIASRKREWYAIRDTEADATKKPIRPPFIMKVLSEVIPEDAVISLDVGENQWWFGRNFRMKRQRFAMSGYLATMGFGLPGAIAAKLAYPDKAVFCITGDGGFSMAMGDFVTAVKYHLPIVVIILNNHELGMIQVEQMMEQYPNYATDLHNPDFAAYAEACGGIGIHVEEPEMLRTAVSGAINSTRPTIIDIETDPVRFYR encoded by the coding sequence ATGGCATCATGGAAATGTACGATCTGTGGATATATCTATACTGAATCAGAGCCGTCAACCGCAACACCGTTTCAGGAGCTTCCCGATACATGGAGATGCCCCGTATGCAACGCAGGGAAAGATGCGTTTAAAGAGATTCGCGAGACTGACATCCATGCATCTGCCAGTGAAACCGTCTCAGATGTAATCATCGCAGAACTCGCTGCATGGGGGGTGAATCTGATCTTTGGTCTTCCGGGCACCTCATCTCTTGGCCTTGTTGATGCAGTCAGAAAAAATGACGATGTACGCTATATCGTTGTCCGCCATGAGGAGAACGCGGCCATGGCCGCATCTGCCTATAACAAACTGACAGGCAATATTGCCGCCTGCCTCACTATCGCGGGACCGGGTGCAACAAACTGCGCCACAGGACTCTATGATGCAAAGGAAGACCATGCATCTCTCATTTGCATTAATGGTCAGGTTGAAGCTCAGTATTCCGGTCCGGGTGGTATTCAGGAGATCGATCAGGACGCATTCTTCCGGCCCGTCTCTGTATACAACAACACAATCTATGACCGGGATAAGACCATCCTCCTCCTCACCCGCGCCCTGAAATACGCAAAACTCCGGCATGGTGTTGCCCAGCTCTCAGTACCAAACAACATCCAGAAATTACCGCTTGAAGCGAAAAATATCAAAAAAGAGCGGTGCAGTGAAGCATCAATACTTCCGGAGAGAGAGATCATCACAAAGGCTGCAGCGATCATTGAAGGTGCAGAAAATCCGGTCGTCATTGCAGGATGGGGGGCATATGAATATGCGGATGATGTTGCCGTATTCGCAGAGACGTGCAGTGCACCCATAATCACTACCTTCCGTGCAAAAGGGCTCTTACCAGACACCCACCCCTGGAATCTGGGCATACTTGGCAATGTGGGGTCGCCCGCCGCCCGTGAATGGGTGAATGAAGCGGATCTCATCATCACCCTTGGTGTCGGATTTTCCAAATATACTAACGTACCATTGACAAAACCCATCATCCAGGTGGATATTGACCCCGTGAAACTGGGCGTATCCCCGGAAACCACACCACTCTGGGGAGACATACATCAGGTTCTCGCTGCACTCCTCCCTCTCCTGAAGAAACGCAGCACAGACCACACAAAAGAAAAAATCGCATCCCGGAAACGGGAGTGGTACGCGATCCGGGATACCGAGGCGGATGCCACTAAAAAACCCATCCGACCGCCGTTTATTATGAAAGTACTCTCTGAGGTCATCCCGGAAGATGCCGTCATATCCCTTGATGTCGGGGAGAACCAATGGTGGTTTGGCAGAAATTTCCGGATGAAACGGCAGCGCTTTGCCATGTCAGGATACCTTGCGACCATGGGATTTGGTCTTCCGGGTGCGATTGCAGCAAAACTCGCCTATCCCGACAAGGCGGTCTTTTGCATCACCGGTGACGGAGGATTTTCAATGGCAATGGGCGATTTTGTCACCGCAGTGAAATACCATCTCCCCATAGTGGTTATTATTCTGAATAACCATGAACTGGGGATGATACAGGTTGAACAGATGATGGAGCAGTATCCAAATTATGCAACAGACCTCCACAATCCGGATTTTGCTGCATACGCAGAAGCATGCGGTGGCATTGGTATTCATGTGGAAGAACCCGAAATGCTTAGAACAGCAGTTTCCGGGGCAATTAACTCCACTCGCCCGACGATCATCGATATTGAAACCGATCCGGTACGCTTTTACCGCTAA
- a CDS encoding Glu/Leu/Phe/Val family dehydrogenase, giving the protein MPGPVTLKNITTFEMAQHQLHECVYKCAKILELEDEVMRMLENPMQQVQVSVPVKMDDGTTRVFPGFRVIHNNVLGPAKGGIRFHPEETVDTVKALAAWMTWKCALLDLPLGGSKGGIICNTKELSEGELERLSRSYIDRIWKFIGPDVDVLAPDVYTTPQIMTWMMDEYSKVSGKNQFGAVTGKPVLVGGSVGRNNATAMGGMYTIREAAKELEIDLSQTTIAIQGFGQVGSSAARLAEKLFDAKVVAVSDSRGGIYNPDGLNIKDVIQHKAKTKSVIYAPNTKTITNTEVLELDVDILIPAALENVITRDNAKNIKAKILAELANGPTTPEADNILNQNGIHVIPDILCNAGGVTVSYFEIVQNRCMWYWTAKEVRKRLDKKMTHAYHEVLSTSKECNLDMRMGAYAVALSRIVDAMKLRGWV; this is encoded by the coding sequence ATGCCGGGACCTGTCACACTAAAAAATATCACCACTTTTGAAATGGCACAGCACCAACTCCATGAGTGTGTATATAAGTGTGCTAAGATTCTTGAACTGGAAGACGAGGTAATGAGGATGCTTGAAAACCCTATGCAGCAGGTTCAGGTATCTGTTCCGGTAAAGATGGATGATGGAACTACCAGAGTATTTCCCGGGTTCAGGGTAATACACAACAATGTGCTTGGTCCGGCAAAAGGCGGTATCCGGTTCCACCCTGAAGAAACAGTCGATACCGTAAAAGCTCTTGCTGCATGGATGACATGGAAATGTGCACTGCTTGATCTGCCACTCGGAGGCAGTAAAGGCGGTATCATCTGCAATACCAAAGAACTCTCTGAAGGAGAACTTGAACGCCTGAGCCGCTCATATATTGACCGGATCTGGAAATTCATTGGGCCGGATGTTGATGTTCTGGCACCTGATGTATACACCACCCCACAGATCATGACCTGGATGATGGATGAATATTCAAAGGTATCCGGAAAAAACCAGTTTGGCGCCGTGACAGGCAAACCCGTCCTCGTAGGTGGTTCAGTCGGCAGAAATAACGCAACGGCAATGGGCGGCATGTACACCATTCGTGAGGCAGCAAAAGAACTGGAGATTGATCTTTCCCAGACAACCATCGCAATCCAGGGATTTGGACAGGTAGGTTCATCTGCCGCAAGACTGGCAGAGAAACTCTTTGATGCGAAAGTTGTGGCAGTCAGTGACTCCAGAGGCGGTATATACAACCCGGACGGCCTGAATATTAAAGACGTGATACAACATAAGGCGAAAACAAAATCCGTTATATACGCACCAAATACCAAAACAATTACCAATACCGAAGTCCTTGAACTCGACGTGGACATATTAATTCCGGCTGCTCTTGAAAATGTTATTACCCGGGATAATGCAAAAAACATAAAAGCAAAAATTCTTGCAGAACTTGCCAATGGTCCAACCACACCTGAGGCGGATAATATACTCAATCAGAACGGAATTCATGTCATACCTGATATCCTCTGCAATGCAGGCGGAGTAACAGTATCATACTTTGAGATCGTCCAGAACAGGTGCATGTGGTATTGGACCGCTAAGGAAGTTCGTAAACGTCTTGATAAAAAAATGACCCATGCATACCATGAAGTGCTCTCGACATCAAAAGAATGCAACCTGGACATGCGAATGGGAGCATATGCGGTTGCATTATCCCGCATTGTTGATGCCATGAAGCTCCGTGGCTGGGTTTAA
- a CDS encoding KamA family radical SAM protein — translation MTHPRYITKIDDIKEIPEDDAAKLRKVEKRFPFRASEYYLSLIDWNNKNDPIRRIILPDIDELDNWGDLDPSTESDNTVLPGIQHKYGPTALMLVSDVCGGICRFCFRKRIFMDAESETINDLSEDLAYIRSHTEISNVLITGGDPLTLATSRLEPIVQQVREIDHVKIIRIGSKMPAYDPCRITGDPSLLKMIEKYSTKEKRIYIMTQFNHPKELTNEALEAVNLLTKAGAKPTNQTPVLRGVNDDPKVLSELLGRLAAAGIAPYYIFQCRPTIGNYHFSVPIEETYHLLEKAKRTCSGLAKRVKFVMSHKSGKIEILATDDKYTYMKYHQAADHNNIGKFMIFAKNPDAKWLEDYGAPLSESTLNYE, via the coding sequence ATGACACACCCCAGATATATTACAAAAATTGATGATATAAAAGAAATCCCGGAAGATGATGCCGCCAAACTCAGAAAAGTTGAAAAAAGATTTCCCTTTCGTGCAAGTGAATATTACCTCTCTCTTATTGACTGGAACAATAAAAATGACCCGATTCGGCGCATCATCCTGCCGGATATAGATGAACTGGACAACTGGGGAGACCTGGACCCTTCAACAGAGAGTGACAATACGGTTCTTCCCGGCATCCAGCACAAATACGGCCCGACTGCCCTGATGCTTGTGAGCGATGTATGTGGAGGAATATGCAGATTCTGCTTCAGAAAACGTATCTTCATGGACGCAGAATCTGAGACGATCAATGACCTCTCAGAAGATCTTGCCTATATCAGGAGCCATACCGAGATCTCAAATGTGTTAATCACCGGGGGAGACCCCCTCACACTTGCAACATCCAGGCTGGAACCCATCGTGCAACAGGTACGGGAGATTGACCACGTGAAGATCATCAGAATTGGCAGCAAGATGCCGGCGTACGATCCATGCCGCATTACAGGTGACCCTTCACTTCTGAAAATGATTGAAAAATACAGTACGAAAGAGAAGCGCATCTACATAATGACGCAGTTCAACCATCCTAAAGAACTGACAAACGAGGCATTGGAGGCTGTTAATCTCCTGACGAAAGCCGGTGCGAAACCGACAAATCAGACACCAGTACTGCGTGGGGTAAATGATGACCCCAAGGTTCTCAGCGAACTCTTAGGCAGACTTGCAGCAGCAGGCATTGCGCCCTATTATATCTTTCAGTGCAGACCGACAATCGGCAACTACCATTTCTCGGTTCCCATTGAGGAGACATACCACTTACTTGAGAAGGCGAAAAGAACCTGCTCGGGACTTGCGAAGAGAGTGAAATTTGTCATGTCCCATAAAAGTGGTAAGATTGAAATTCTTGCTACAGACGACAAATATACCTATATGAAATACCATCAGGCGGCAGACCATAATAATATCGGAAAATTCATGATCTTTGCCAAAAATCCGGATGCAAAATGGCTTGAAGATTATGGAGCCCCCCTCTCAGAATCCACACTGAATTACGAATAA
- a CDS encoding GltB/FmdC/FwdC-like GXGXG domain-containing protein — protein MKNTRIIDAKGMHYTPLNKEIRAAIKEGITEIILENVNGQRFIGNGLRGDNVTIIVNGVPGGDLGMFMSGPTCIVHANAEHAPGNTMDSGTIFIHGTAGDAVAHSMRGGEVYVRDSIGYRGGIHMKAYKDKYPALVVGGGTRAFLGEYMAGGILLVLGRGTDQCPVDERGIGTGIHGGELFIRGEVPDHLLGIGAAKKPFTEADREKIRPYIEKYCREFNVDEPELFSDEYVHIGPSSARPFAGKYCWE, from the coding sequence ATGAAAAATACGCGGATAATTGATGCTAAAGGCATGCATTACACACCACTGAACAAAGAGATACGCGCAGCAATAAAAGAGGGCATAACAGAGATCATTCTTGAAAATGTCAATGGCCAGCGCTTTATCGGAAACGGACTTCGTGGTGATAATGTAACAATTATTGTCAATGGTGTTCCCGGCGGAGACCTCGGCATGTTTATGTCGGGCCCCACCTGTATTGTCCATGCCAACGCTGAACATGCTCCCGGAAACACCATGGACAGTGGAACAATTTTCATCCATGGAACCGCAGGCGATGCGGTTGCCCATTCTATGCGGGGCGGGGAAGTATATGTGCGTGACAGCATTGGATATCGTGGCGGTATCCACATGAAAGCATACAAAGATAAATATCCGGCACTTGTTGTTGGCGGAGGTACACGGGCATTTCTGGGAGAATATATGGCCGGAGGCATTCTCCTGGTCCTCGGGCGGGGCACAGACCAGTGCCCTGTTGATGAACGGGGAATAGGTACAGGAATCCACGGAGGGGAACTCTTTATACGCGGAGAGGTGCCGGATCACCTCCTCGGAATAGGGGCCGCAAAAAAACCCTTTACGGAAGCTGACCGGGAAAAAATCCGCCCATATATCGAAAAATACTGCAGGGAGTTTAATGTGGATGAACCGGAATTATTCAGTGATGAGTACGTCCATATCGGGCCCTCCAGTGCACGGCCATTTGCAGGAAAATATTGTTGGGAGTGA
- a CDS encoding glutamate synthase-related protein, whose protein sequence is MPIGSLPPKYKVTIDDSLCMLCERCIENCPYGTFRREGNKIITFSRACTGCHRCVAMCPRDAINIEEKPIDYRSHPVWSREAREAIYKQAESGKIILTGMGNTLEVPPIFDRLLLDACQVTNPSIDPLREPIELRTYIGKKPRQIEVKKNAAGDIDLTTKLAPNLKCETPIMIGHMSYGAISLNAQLSLARGASDVGTFMGTGEGGLHKSLYPYQNNMIVQIASGRFGVDIDYLERGAAIEIKIGQGAKPGIGGHLPGEKVDENVSKTRMIPESSDAISPAPHHDIYSIEDLSQLVRSLKEATEWKKPVFVKIAAVHNVAAIAAGIARSSADAVVIDGFRGGTGSAPRVFRDHVGIPIEAAIAAVDEKLNKQGIRNEISIIASGGIRDSADVTKAIALGADSVYIGTAALVSLGCRVCGSCYRNMCPWGIATQREDLTSRIDPDIMYKNVSNLIHGWTLEIAELMGAAGINSIESMRGNRDRLRGYMLDENILSILDVKTVGAGA, encoded by the coding sequence ATGCCAATCGGAAGTCTTCCGCCAAAATATAAAGTGACGATAGATGACAGTCTCTGCATGCTCTGTGAACGGTGCATAGAAAACTGCCCATATGGAACGTTCCGCCGTGAAGGGAACAAGATCATAACCTTTTCACGTGCATGCACCGGCTGCCACCGCTGTGTCGCTATGTGCCCACGCGATGCAATCAACATCGAAGAAAAGCCAATAGATTATCGCTCACACCCGGTATGGTCACGGGAAGCCCGTGAAGCAATCTATAAACAGGCAGAATCTGGAAAGATTATCCTGACCGGAATGGGAAATACTCTTGAGGTGCCCCCGATCTTTGACAGGCTCCTCCTCGATGCATGTCAGGTAACAAATCCATCGATTGACCCGCTCCGCGAACCAATAGAGCTCAGGACATATATCGGGAAAAAACCCCGGCAAATTGAGGTCAAAAAGAACGCTGCGGGAGATATTGACCTCACTACCAAACTGGCGCCCAATCTGAAATGTGAAACACCCATTATGATAGGACACATGAGTTATGGTGCCATATCCCTCAACGCCCAACTATCCCTGGCACGTGGTGCATCTGACGTGGGAACATTTATGGGAACAGGAGAAGGTGGACTGCACAAATCCCTCTACCCCTATCAGAACAATATGATCGTTCAGATAGCATCCGGCCGTTTTGGCGTTGACATCGATTATCTTGAACGTGGCGCAGCGATTGAAATAAAAATCGGGCAGGGGGCAAAACCGGGAATTGGCGGCCACCTTCCTGGCGAAAAAGTCGACGAAAATGTATCAAAAACACGAATGATCCCGGAATCGAGCGACGCAATCAGCCCTGCCCCCCACCACGACATCTATTCAATTGAAGATCTCTCTCAGCTTGTTCGAAGCCTGAAAGAGGCCACCGAATGGAAAAAACCCGTCTTTGTAAAGATTGCAGCAGTCCACAATGTAGCTGCCATCGCTGCAGGCATTGCACGATCATCTGCTGATGCGGTTGTCATTGACGGATTCCGTGGCGGAACAGGCTCAGCACCCCGGGTGTTCCGTGACCATGTCGGAATACCCATTGAAGCAGCTATTGCTGCAGTTGATGAAAAACTCAACAAACAGGGCATCAGAAATGAGATCTCCATTATTGCATCAGGCGGCATCCGTGACAGTGCTGATGTAACGAAAGCCATCGCCCTCGGTGCCGATTCTGTCTACATCGGCACAGCTGCACTGGTGTCCCTTGGATGCAGAGTGTGCGGAAGCTGTTACCGGAACATGTGCCCATGGGGAATTGCAACACAACGCGAGGATCTCACTTCCCGGATTGATCCGGATATTATGTATAAAAATGTGTCAAACCTGATTCATGGATGGACCCTTGAAATCGCCGAACTGATGGGTGCTGCAGGGATTAATTCCATCGAAAGTATGCGGGGGAACCGTGACCGCCTCAGGGGCTATATGCTTGATGAAAACATCCTCTCTATCCTTGATGTGAAAACCGTAGGAGCTGGCGCATGA
- a CDS encoding YgiQ family radical SAM protein, whose product MAKREKSMFLPTTQKEMKQRKWDQCDVVIVTPDAYIDHPSFAMAVLGRMLESKGYRVGILSQPKWKDPQSFLALGIPKIAFAVSGGAMDSMVMNYTASKIPRKDDAYCENGEPYFSKKGDAKKYRIRPDRTINVYTSQIRSVCREVPIIIGGIEASMRRITHYDWWSDSVRRSILFDSKADILVYGMGEYPMVDCIRELSEGNSPDTMEVLGTAVIRRASEVIPGAVVLPSFADVKENKEAFQKAFTLFYQNRDVEPLVQMHDTRSLVQFPRRLLTSEELDAIYALPFRREPHPRYRDIPAFRMIEHSVTSHRGCYGRCSFCSIAAHQGPEIVSRSKQSILQEVSKIASKKGFSGTITDIGGPSANMYASSCRIGGCREHDCLKDGAGCKNLIPGTRDYLELLSDAADIRRVNHVFISSGLRFDPAIMDDELIRRCIQSYTPGRIKIAPESGSTRVTHLMNKPSPNVFTEFLKRARTISSEEGNPLKITPYIIAGHPGEETAETEETIEFLTKNRLSGNQTQIFTPTPLTRSTAMYYLGYDPLTGEPTPVERNIKNLEERKFKIVTGNITAKKRNEKSIQRNNPTVRNKKSTNLKKYPRKTRKHEG is encoded by the coding sequence ATGGCAAAACGTGAAAAATCTATGTTCCTCCCAACCACACAAAAAGAGATGAAACAGCGCAAGTGGGACCAGTGCGATGTAGTAATCGTTACCCCGGACGCCTACATCGACCACCCCTCATTTGCCATGGCCGTACTCGGAAGAATGCTTGAATCAAAAGGCTATCGTGTCGGCATACTATCCCAGCCAAAATGGAAAGATCCTCAATCATTCCTTGCACTGGGGATACCAAAGATTGCGTTTGCAGTCTCCGGCGGAGCAATGGATTCAATGGTAATGAATTACACCGCATCGAAAATCCCCCGCAAGGATGATGCGTACTGTGAAAACGGAGAACCATATTTCTCAAAAAAAGGAGACGCAAAAAAATACCGGATTCGTCCCGACAGAACAATCAATGTCTACACAAGCCAAATCAGAAGCGTCTGCCGTGAAGTGCCGATTATCATCGGCGGCATTGAAGCATCAATGAGGAGGATAACGCACTATGACTGGTGGTCAGATTCTGTGAGGAGAAGCATACTCTTCGATTCAAAAGCTGACATTCTGGTCTATGGAATGGGCGAATACCCGATGGTTGACTGTATCAGGGAATTATCTGAGGGAAACAGCCCGGACACAATGGAGGTTCTTGGAACAGCTGTCATCAGAAGAGCCAGTGAAGTCATTCCCGGGGCAGTTGTGTTACCCTCCTTTGCAGACGTCAAAGAGAATAAAGAAGCATTTCAGAAGGCTTTCACCCTTTTCTACCAGAACAGGGATGTCGAACCATTGGTACAGATGCATGACACGCGGTCCCTTGTTCAGTTTCCCCGGCGCCTCCTGACATCGGAGGAACTTGATGCAATATACGCCCTTCCATTCAGGCGGGAGCCTCATCCACGATACAGAGACATCCCTGCATTCCGGATGATAGAACATTCAGTCACCTCACACCGGGGTTGTTATGGCAGGTGTTCATTCTGTTCCATTGCCGCTCACCAGGGGCCGGAGATCGTATCCCGCAGCAAACAATCAATCCTGCAGGAAGTATCCAAAATTGCATCTAAAAAAGGATTTAGCGGGACGATTACTGATATCGGTGGCCCGTCAGCCAATATGTATGCATCATCCTGCCGCATTGGAGGATGCCGCGAGCATGACTGCCTGAAAGATGGGGCAGGATGCAAAAATCTTATTCCGGGAACGAGGGATTATCTCGAATTACTGAGTGATGCAGCAGATATCCGGAGGGTAAACCATGTGTTCATTAGTTCAGGTCTTCGGTTTGACCCGGCAATAATGGATGACGAACTTATTCGCAGATGTATACAGTCCTACACGCCGGGAAGAATCAAGATCGCACCGGAATCAGGGAGCACAAGAGTAACACATCTGATGAACAAACCATCTCCCAACGTATTTACGGAATTTCTGAAGCGGGCCCGAACGATCTCCTCTGAAGAAGGGAACCCACTGAAAATAACACCCTATATAATTGCAGGACATCCCGGAGAAGAAACTGCAGAGACAGAAGAGACCATCGAATTTCTCACAAAAAACAGATTGTCCGGAAACCAGACTCAGATATTCACTCCAACCCCCCTGACTCGCTCAACTGCGATGTATTATTTGGGATATGACCCTCTTACCGGGGAACCCACACCTGTTGAACGCAATATTAAAAATCTGGAGGAGAGAAAATTCAAAATCGTCACCGGGAACATAACAGCTAAGAAACGAAATGAAAAATCAATTCAACGGAATAATCCCACGGTGCGCAACAAAAAATCAACAAACCTCAAAAAATATCCACGAAAAACGCGGAAGCACGAGGGATGA
- a CDS encoding class II glutamine amidotransferase: protein MCGIISVIDRKKNPMDGSAIKEALSLMNERGNGEGSGYAVYGAFPEFAEYYAVHVFYDNLIEPKTAVEEELEKLGIVKHDEQIPTFEQPNLKKRHIPWRYFFKPNVMALGTTASEEDILVYLMQKVNTTIPGALIYSTGKNIAVFKAAGWPEEVADFYRIQDYQGYIWLAHNRYPTNTAGWWGGAHPFNLLDWTVVHNGEITSYGTNKRYLEGFGYVCTMHTDTEVVAYLTDLLQRQHKLPAEIAFKALAPPFWDDIDRMPEKERGFNTALRMTYSPAMMNGPFAIVVANSKGIAGITDRIKLRPLVAAVAGDRLYLSSEEAAIRVMEPSPDRVWMPRAGEPVIGRTE from the coding sequence ATGTGCGGAATAATCAGCGTCATCGACAGAAAGAAAAACCCAATGGATGGTTCGGCAATCAAAGAGGCGCTATCCTTGATGAATGAACGGGGTAATGGCGAAGGATCGGGGTATGCGGTCTACGGGGCATTCCCCGAATTTGCAGAGTACTACGCAGTCCACGTTTTTTACGACAATCTTATCGAGCCAAAGACAGCAGTCGAAGAAGAACTGGAAAAACTGGGGATTGTAAAACATGATGAACAGATACCTACGTTTGAACAGCCCAACCTTAAAAAGCGGCACATCCCGTGGAGATATTTCTTTAAACCAAATGTGATGGCCCTTGGCACAACAGCATCTGAAGAAGATATTCTCGTGTACCTGATGCAAAAGGTCAATACGACAATACCCGGTGCCCTCATATACTCTACCGGAAAAAATATTGCCGTATTCAAGGCAGCCGGATGGCCGGAAGAGGTAGCTGATTTCTACCGCATTCAGGATTATCAAGGATATATCTGGCTTGCCCACAACAGATATCCAACCAATACCGCAGGGTGGTGGGGGGGCGCCCATCCCTTTAATCTCCTTGACTGGACAGTCGTCCATAATGGTGAGATCACATCATACGGGACAAACAAGCGATATCTTGAGGGATTTGGCTATGTCTGCACCATGCATACCGATACAGAAGTGGTCGCATACTTAACGGACCTTCTCCAGAGACAGCACAAACTTCCGGCAGAAATAGCATTCAAAGCGCTTGCACCCCCATTTTGGGACGATATTGACAGAATGCCTGAAAAGGAACGGGGGTTCAATACTGCCCTGAGAATGACATACAGCCCTGCCATGATGAACGGACCGTTTGCAATTGTTGTAGCAAATTCGAAAGGAATTGCAGGAATTACCGACAGGATCAAACTCCGCCCGCTTGTTGCGGCAGTTGCAGGGGACCGCCTGTATCTCTCAAGTGAGGAGGCAGCGATCCGTGTTATGGAACCATCCCCGGACCGGGTATGGATGCCACGCGCCGGAGAACCCGTTATCGGGAGGACAGAATAA
- the npdG gene encoding NADPH-dependent F420 reductase, whose translation MKVGIIGGTGGIGKGMALRLSQNHEVIIGSRKEEKASSSCDDCCDFLKELGLPFNLMPSTNQGVVDNADIVVFAIPPETLQVTIDSLTGLEGKIVVSLMNPMEKGDYFKYVPPEEGSAALELQRMLPQSKVIAAFNNIPAKKWNQISEVLDYSVCVCGDHDEEKQIIMELVNSISELEALNAGPLAVSATVEAITPLVINIAKFNKMRDVGVYFR comes from the coding sequence ATGAAAGTTGGAATAATCGGCGGTACAGGGGGTATCGGAAAAGGGATGGCACTACGGCTGTCACAAAATCATGAAGTTATTATCGGTTCCCGAAAAGAAGAAAAAGCATCTTCATCATGTGACGACTGCTGTGATTTTCTGAAAGAACTTGGTCTTCCCTTTAATCTTATGCCATCCACGAACCAGGGGGTCGTTGACAATGCTGATATCGTGGTATTTGCGATCCCTCCGGAAACGCTGCAGGTTACGATTGATTCATTAACCGGACTGGAAGGCAAGATTGTTGTGAGCCTGATGAACCCGATGGAAAAAGGGGATTACTTCAAATACGTCCCTCCCGAAGAAGGATCTGCGGCTCTGGAACTCCAGAGGATGCTCCCGCAGTCAAAGGTCATTGCCGCATTCAACAATATCCCTGCCAAAAAATGGAACCAGATCTCAGAAGTCCTTGATTATTCTGTCTGTGTCTGCGGTGACCATGACGAGGAGAAACAGATAATAATGGAACTGGTAAATTCCATATCTGAACTGGAGGCCCTGAACGCGGGACCACTTGCCGTTTCTGCAACGGTAGAAGCAATAACTCCGCTGGTAATTAACATTGCTAAGTTCAACAAGATGCGTGACGTAGGCGTATACTTCAGATAA